The proteins below are encoded in one region of Sulfolobus sp. A20:
- the mce gene encoding methylmalonyl-CoA epimerase has protein sequence MNAENIDHIGVAVENIDQAIKFYQEVLGMKLVHFEVLEDRGIKVAFLTGQNGETAIELMEPINHYDINNTVAKFLKNRGQGLHHIAIKVSDIQKSLEELSGKGLQLIDTKPRKGARGHLVAFVHPKSAMGILLELVQPQE, from the coding sequence ATGAATGCAGAAAACATAGATCACATAGGTGTAGCTGTTGAGAATATTGATCAAGCAATAAAATTTTATCAAGAGGTTCTGGGAATGAAGTTAGTCCACTTTGAAGTTTTAGAAGATAGAGGAATAAAGGTAGCGTTCTTAACTGGGCAAAACGGGGAGACTGCTATTGAACTTATGGAGCCAATAAATCATTATGATATAAATAACACAGTTGCTAAGTTTTTGAAAAATAGAGGGCAAGGATTACATCATATCGCGATAAAAGTTAGTGATATACAAAAGTCTTTAGAAGAGTTATCAGGTAAGGGTTTGCAATTAATTGATACTAAACCGAGGAAAGGTGCAAGAGGTCATTTAGTAGCATTCGTTCATCCTAAAAGTGCGATGGGAATTTTATTAGAATTAGTTCAGCCACAAGAGTGA
- a CDS encoding phosphoribosyltransferase, whose product MVDYYIPSWNEIEEGIFYIGESLVKNYYIPDVIVAVLTGGVIPAKLLSDLLDIKNIRYIEIKFYRNVGKTENKPVIKSVYTDSLEGKNVLVVDDVSDTGETLEAVSNVITMFNPTKIMTATLYLKPWSKRIPDFYYKQIDKWIVFPWDKWDVVRENRDIQIENKDRFLNLYHELARIKK is encoded by the coding sequence ATGGTTGATTATTATATACCTTCATGGAATGAAATTGAAGAAGGAATTTTTTACATAGGCGAATCTTTAGTTAAAAATTATTATATTCCAGACGTTATAGTAGCTGTTCTAACTGGTGGCGTGATACCTGCTAAGTTATTATCAGATCTTCTTGATATTAAGAATATAAGGTATATTGAAATAAAGTTCTATAGAAATGTAGGTAAGACAGAGAATAAGCCAGTAATTAAGTCAGTGTATACGGACTCGTTAGAAGGGAAGAACGTTCTTGTTGTGGATGATGTTTCTGATACTGGAGAAACTTTGGAGGCTGTAAGTAATGTAATAACAATGTTTAACCCTACAAAAATAATGACGGCTACCCTTTATCTAAAACCTTGGTCTAAGAGGATACCGGATTTCTACTATAAGCAAATTGATAAGTGGATAGTATTTCCGTGGGATAAGTGGGATGTGGTTAGAGAGAATAGGGATATTCAAATAGAGAATAAAGATAGATTTTTAAATTTATATCATGAATTGGCAAGGATTAAAAAATAA
- a CDS encoding alkaline phosphatase family protein, with the protein MDVILPDYYGENIYTLSCTIAKFLGVNRNCLKEMDISLNNRLVLVLFDGLGWNIFQKTESKINAKKITTVFPSTTSTVLTTLFTALTPGEHGVLGYNTFVKRLGGIVNTLRYTFPQLSERDSIKDSLSFNVSFPYVKSYLKEVNNKKTLSVIPKGIENTEFSNATHGGTSEYRTYANYWDSFYQLSQALQQGSYDFIYFYEPDVDTLAHKNGPYSEATVSCAKDLLKSIMSLAEKYTNYSFIITADHGHVPVSQNILLNDDQELINYLEVPPYGDSRAIFLRTRYEISTYLTRKYDNLRIFGKSDAEKLLGRISDSSILPDYIVVPTDYKSYIFSFKQKDEYDKLKGHHGGLLSEEFEIPLVVLNG; encoded by the coding sequence ATGGACGTTATATTACCAGATTATTATGGAGAGAATATTTATACGCTTTCGTGTACGATTGCAAAGTTTCTAGGTGTTAATAGAAATTGCCTTAAAGAGATGGATATTTCATTAAATAATAGACTGGTTTTAGTCCTATTTGACGGATTAGGATGGAACATCTTTCAAAAGACAGAGAGTAAAATCAATGCGAAGAAGATAACTACAGTTTTCCCATCAACTACTTCCACTGTCTTAACAACCTTATTTACTGCCTTGACCCCTGGTGAGCACGGAGTTTTAGGATATAATACGTTTGTAAAAAGATTAGGTGGGATAGTAAATACATTACGTTATACGTTTCCCCAGTTAAGCGAGAGGGACTCCATAAAGGATTCATTATCCTTCAATGTCTCATTTCCTTATGTGAAAAGTTATTTAAAGGAGGTCAATAATAAGAAAACTTTATCTGTTATTCCTAAAGGTATAGAAAACACTGAGTTCAGTAATGCTACACATGGGGGAACAAGCGAATATAGAACTTATGCGAACTATTGGGACTCGTTCTATCAATTATCACAAGCCCTGCAACAAGGATCTTATGATTTCATTTACTTCTATGAGCCTGACGTTGATACTTTAGCCCATAAAAACGGACCTTATTCAGAAGCTACTGTTAGTTGTGCTAAGGATCTTTTGAAGAGTATTATGTCATTGGCTGAAAAATATACTAACTACTCTTTCATTATTACGGCTGATCACGGTCATGTTCCAGTATCTCAAAATATCTTATTAAATGATGATCAAGAATTAATCAATTATCTGGAAGTTCCTCCATACGGAGATTCAAGAGCAATATTTCTACGAACTAGATATGAAATTTCTACATATTTAACGAGGAAATATGATAATCTAAGGATATTTGGAAAATCGGATGCAGAGAAGCTTTTAGGCAGAATAAGTGACTCCAGCATACTACCAGATTATATTGTGGTCCCTACAGACTACAAGTCATATATCTTTAGTTTCAAGCAGAAAGATGAGTATGATAAACTTAAAGGTCATCATGGTGGTCTATTGTCAGAAGAGTTCGAAATACCTTTGGTGGTGCTAAATGGTTGA
- a CDS encoding NAD(P)/FAD-dependent oxidoreductase yields MIDVAIVGGGHNGLVTAAYLAKAGLKVAVFERREIVGGASVTEELWPGIKVSTGAYVLSLLRPKIIEDLKLKEFGLKVYLKDPGLFLPFPNGKKLYIWSSLERTKKEIEKFSKNDAKSYERWVKFWDNFASLADFFMLNPPPRLDEAENLIKLLKGNVNEEEVLMFLRTFVQDANSMLDEYFESEEIKSALVEDAVVGTFASPSMPGTAYVLAHHVIGEVNGVKGAWGYVEGGMGGVTQALKRSAEYFGAEIYTNAEVDEILVKNNKVEGIKLKNGKEVKAKIVVSNADPKKTFLHLLRNAELDEGFVKKVKALKTTGVSFKIVGYLEELPDFGNGKSLSPEHIASELIMPSINYIEKAYDDARIFGYSKEPWLSINIQSSVDPTVAPQGKFSFSIFGQYVVYDRKRNYEMKDEIATRTLELIREYAPNFKPIKYEMLTPLDIESRFGITGGNIFHLDMTPDQLYFFRPLIGYSDYTTPIEGLYLCGSGTHPGGGVTGAPGYNAYIKILEDLKKKS; encoded by the coding sequence ATGATTGACGTAGCAATAGTAGGAGGAGGACATAACGGATTAGTCACCGCTGCATATCTAGCTAAGGCTGGCTTAAAAGTAGCTGTATTCGAAAGAAGGGAAATAGTTGGAGGGGCTAGTGTTACTGAAGAATTATGGCCGGGAATTAAAGTTTCAACTGGTGCTTACGTACTAAGCTTACTAAGACCCAAGATCATAGAGGATCTAAAATTAAAAGAATTTGGTTTAAAAGTGTATTTGAAAGATCCTGGGTTATTCTTACCTTTCCCCAACGGCAAGAAGTTGTATATTTGGTCTAGTCTAGAAAGGACCAAAAAAGAAATTGAAAAATTTTCAAAGAACGACGCTAAGAGTTATGAGAGATGGGTTAAATTTTGGGATAACTTTGCTTCTTTAGCTGATTTCTTTATGTTAAACCCTCCTCCTAGATTAGATGAGGCTGAGAACTTAATTAAACTGTTAAAGGGTAATGTAAATGAAGAAGAGGTTTTAATGTTCCTTAGAACTTTTGTTCAAGACGCTAACTCAATGTTGGATGAATATTTTGAGTCTGAAGAGATAAAGTCAGCTTTAGTGGAGGATGCCGTAGTAGGTACCTTTGCCTCACCTTCTATGCCCGGCACAGCTTACGTGTTAGCACATCACGTAATTGGAGAAGTTAATGGGGTTAAGGGAGCATGGGGATATGTGGAAGGAGGTATGGGTGGGGTTACTCAAGCACTTAAGAGATCAGCTGAATACTTTGGAGCTGAAATATATACTAATGCTGAGGTGGACGAGATTCTAGTGAAAAACAACAAGGTAGAGGGGATAAAACTAAAGAACGGTAAAGAGGTTAAGGCAAAGATAGTTGTTTCTAACGCAGACCCTAAGAAGACATTTCTACATTTGTTAAGAAATGCAGAACTTGATGAGGGGTTTGTAAAGAAGGTTAAGGCTCTGAAGACTACAGGTGTTTCATTTAAGATAGTAGGATACTTAGAGGAGTTACCGGATTTCGGGAACGGAAAAAGTCTTTCTCCGGAACATATAGCTTCAGAACTAATTATGCCGAGTATAAATTATATCGAGAAAGCCTATGATGATGCGAGAATTTTTGGTTATTCGAAAGAACCATGGCTTTCAATTAACATTCAATCATCAGTAGATCCTACTGTGGCACCTCAAGGTAAATTCTCGTTCTCAATTTTTGGGCAATATGTAGTATATGACAGAAAGAGAAATTATGAAATGAAGGATGAAATTGCTACGAGAACTCTAGAGCTCATAAGAGAATATGCACCTAATTTTAAACCAATTAAGTACGAAATGTTAACTCCATTGGATATAGAGAGCAGGTTCGGAATTACTGGAGGAAACATTTTTCACTTGGACATGACCCCTGACCAGTTATATTTCTTTAGACCCCTAATAGGATACTCTGACTATACTACACCGATAGAAGGATTATATTTATGTGGATCCGGAACTCATCCAGGTGGAGGTGTTACTGGTGCACCAGGGTATAATGCATACATTAAAATTCTAGAAGATTTAAAGAAAAAGTCCTAA
- a CDS encoding methylmalonyl-CoA mutase, translating to MDIEDKIKEWEEKVYKEWIKKRAERKKEFTTFSGIKVNPLYTPLDVRGEYLEKIGLPGQFPFTRGIYPNMYRGRIWTIRQYAGFGSAEETNSRFRRLLDAGQTGLSMAFDLPTQLGLDPDHELAFAEVGVVGVSMFHWKEMDLVMSQIPLNKVTVSMTINATAMELLSMLIATAESRGIDKSALDGTVQNDILKEYIARKNFIYPPEPSMKYAVDIIEYSAKYLPKWHPISISGYHIREAGADAALEVAFTLADGIEYVRRTLERGISVDEFAPHLSFFFAAYTDIFEEVAKFRAARRMWAKIMKDWFKAKNPESLMLRFHTQTGGAELTAQQPEINIIRTTLQALAAVLGGTQSLHVNSYDEALALPTEKSAKIAIRVQQIIAYESGATSTVDPLGGSYYVEWLTDEIEERAWKIIDQVEKMGGMIKAIEYGFPQSQIAESAYRIQKRIEEGDLIKVGVNMFYEPDWVGTTEIFRVNPEIREKVLTRLKKYRNERDTQRVKDSLNKLVKVAERNSENLFPYVLDCIKVGATIGEISGALREVWGEYKEPSIF from the coding sequence ATGGACATAGAGGATAAGATTAAGGAGTGGGAAGAGAAAGTTTATAAAGAATGGATAAAGAAAAGAGCTGAAAGAAAAAAGGAATTCACTACATTTTCTGGGATAAAAGTGAATCCTCTTTACACGCCATTAGATGTAAGGGGAGAGTATTTAGAAAAAATAGGATTACCGGGGCAATTCCCCTTCACCAGAGGAATCTACCCTAATATGTATAGGGGTAGAATTTGGACGATAAGGCAATATGCTGGCTTTGGTTCTGCGGAAGAAACTAATTCTAGATTCAGAAGACTATTAGATGCTGGTCAAACTGGCTTAAGTATGGCTTTTGACTTACCAACACAATTAGGTTTAGATCCAGACCATGAATTAGCCTTTGCTGAGGTTGGAGTAGTAGGAGTTTCAATGTTTCACTGGAAAGAAATGGATCTAGTAATGTCACAAATACCGTTAAATAAAGTAACAGTATCTATGACAATCAATGCTACTGCAATGGAACTACTATCAATGTTAATAGCGACTGCTGAATCGAGAGGAATTGATAAGAGTGCATTAGACGGGACAGTTCAGAATGACATTCTCAAGGAATATATAGCTAGAAAGAATTTCATATATCCTCCGGAACCTTCTATGAAATATGCAGTTGATATTATAGAATATTCAGCAAAATATTTACCAAAATGGCATCCAATAAGTATCAGCGGATATCACATCAGAGAAGCTGGGGCTGATGCAGCACTTGAAGTAGCATTTACTTTAGCAGATGGAATAGAGTACGTTAGAAGAACGTTAGAGAGAGGCATTTCAGTAGATGAGTTTGCCCCCCATTTATCATTTTTCTTCGCTGCTTACACGGACATCTTCGAAGAGGTAGCTAAGTTTAGAGCAGCTAGAAGAATGTGGGCTAAGATAATGAAAGACTGGTTTAAAGCTAAAAATCCAGAATCTTTGATGTTAAGATTTCACACACAGACAGGGGGGGCTGAATTAACTGCACAACAACCCGAAATTAACATCATCAGAACTACTTTGCAAGCGTTGGCTGCGGTTCTAGGAGGGACTCAAAGTTTACACGTCAACTCTTACGATGAGGCATTAGCTTTACCAACCGAGAAGTCAGCTAAGATAGCTATTAGAGTACAACAGATAATAGCATATGAGAGCGGTGCAACGAGCACAGTAGACCCATTAGGAGGGTCATATTATGTTGAGTGGCTTACTGACGAAATAGAGGAAAGGGCATGGAAGATCATAGATCAAGTCGAAAAGATGGGCGGGATGATTAAGGCTATTGAGTATGGCTTTCCTCAATCTCAAATAGCTGAAAGCGCATATAGGATTCAGAAGAGGATAGAGGAGGGAGACTTAATTAAAGTAGGAGTTAATATGTTCTATGAACCAGATTGGGTAGGCACCACTGAAATATTTAGAGTTAACCCAGAGATTAGGGAAAAGGTACTTACTAGGTTAAAGAAATACAGAAATGAGAGAGATACTCAAAGGGTAAAAGATTCACTTAACAAATTAGTAAAGGTAGCTGAAAGGAATAGTGAAAACTTGTTCCCGTATGTGTTAGATTGTATAAAGGTTGGCGCGACAATAGGAGAAATCAGTGGGGCATTAAGAGAAGTTTGGGGAGAGTATAAAGAGCCATCCATTTTCTGA